Proteins co-encoded in one Candidatus Omnitrophota bacterium genomic window:
- a CDS encoding prepilin-type N-terminal cleavage/methylation domain-containing protein → MKKAFTLLELIVVVVIVGILATFAMPQFEITKERALDREAQGTLGLLRAAERAWFMEHNRTFYPPGGGTTSDPVAISRDLRVDLNTQNWTYTVDSGALQARARRTTGGRIRTLAIAFNGFANPGCIAGACLP, encoded by the coding sequence ATGAAGAAAGCTTTTACTTTGCTGGAGTTAATAGTTGTTGTAGTAATTGTGGGGATATTAGCTACTTTTGCTATGCCGCAGTTTGAGATAACTAAGGAACGAGCGCTCGACAGAGAAGCCCAAGGTACTCTTGGGCTTCTCAGAGCAGCTGAGCGTGCTTGGTTTATGGAACATAATAGAACTTTCTATCCTCCGGGAGGAGGTACTACTAGTGATCCGGTTGCGATAAGCCGTGATTTGCGTGTTGATTTGAATACGCAAAATTGGACTTATACTGTTGATAGCGGTGCTCTACAAGCAAGAGCAAGGCGGACCACGGGTGGTAGAATCCGGACTTTGGCTATAGCATTTAATGGCTTTGCTAATCCCGGTTGTATAGCAGGCGCTTGCTTACCTTAA
- a CDS encoding type II secretion system F family protein, translating to MSKFYYIVRDQSGHKTSGVEDAGTQEEAISKLQAKGFIVISVIAERKEEIPVLKEEAAKIKFKPKHNSITSEDLVLFCRQIATLLGAGVTILKSLEIISMQVSSYQLNKVLQDLKKRMESGLSFHEAMAKHPRVFSDLWINLVESGEASGNLAVVLSRLATYLERNAAFKAKIISALVYPTLLTVAGIGALLFMTIKIIPTFAQVFSGFNIELPPLTKFLLFVSNFLRSKFILLIVIFAAAGYFFRRYIRTENGRRKWENFLFKLPNAGEFFRAITMERFSSEMSTLLESGVPILYSLEIAEHSVGNLVVADIIRKIKDGVREGKTLREPLEKSGFFDPMLVQMVSIGEEIGELPQMFKKINVFYQEYTETYLTRFVSMFEPIILLVMGTAIGVMVIGMFLPIFQIAKIGG from the coding sequence GTGTCAAAATTTTATTATATAGTAAGGGATCAATCCGGGCATAAGACCAGCGGAGTTGAGGACGCGGGCACGCAGGAAGAGGCCATTAGCAAACTGCAGGCTAAAGGCTTTATTGTTATAAGTGTAATTGCAGAGCGTAAAGAAGAAATCCCTGTGCTTAAAGAGGAAGCAGCTAAAATTAAGTTTAAGCCTAAACATAATAGCATAACTAGTGAGGATTTGGTTTTATTCTGCCGTCAGATAGCAACGCTCCTTGGCGCAGGTGTTACAATTCTAAAGAGTTTGGAAATAATTTCTATGCAGGTTTCCAGTTACCAGCTTAACAAGGTTTTGCAGGATTTAAAAAAAAGGATGGAGTCTGGCCTTAGCTTTCATGAAGCAATGGCAAAGCATCCAAGGGTTTTTTCTGACCTTTGGATTAATCTTGTTGAAAGCGGGGAAGCTTCAGGTAACTTGGCTGTAGTTTTATCGCGCCTTGCAACTTATTTGGAAAGAAATGCTGCATTTAAAGCCAAAATCATTTCAGCGCTTGTTTATCCAACGCTTTTAACTGTTGCGGGAATTGGCGCCCTTCTTTTTATGACAATAAAAATTATCCCTACCTTTGCGCAGGTTTTCTCAGGGTTTAATATTGAACTTCCTCCATTAACTAAATTCCTTCTTTTTGTAAGCAATTTTTTGCGCTCAAAATTCATACTTTTAATTGTTATTTTTGCTGCAGCAGGTTATTTCTTTAGAAGATATATCCGGACAGAAAACGGCAGGAGAAAATGGGAGAATTTTTTATTTAAGCTTCCGAATGCGGGAGAATTTTTTCGTGCCATAACAATGGAAAGATTTTCTTCTGAGATGTCTACTTTGCTTGAGAGCGGAGTTCCGATATTATATTCTTTGGAGATTGCAGAACACAGCGTTGGGAATTTAGTGGTAGCTGATATAATAAGAAAGATTAAGGATGGAGTAAGAGAAGGAAAAACTTTAAGAGAACCTCTTGAAAAGAGCGGTTTTTTTGATCCTATGCTTGTGCAGATGGTCAGTATTGGGGAGGAGATTGGAGAGCTTCCACAGATGTTTAAGAAAATTAATGTTTTTTATCAGGAATATACTGAAACATATTTAACCCGTTTTGTTTCTATGTTTGAGCCAATAATTCTTCTTGTTATGGGTACGGCTATAGGAGTAATGGTTATCGGAATGTTTCTGCCGATATTCCAGATTGCAAAAATTGGAGGATAA
- a CDS encoding prepilin-type N-terminal cleavage/methylation domain-containing protein: MKRGFTLIELIVVVIVIGILATIAVPQYMAATERAKGGKARHALGLIAQGEKLFRAERDTYVAFGVGGAQAAIGNFIEMNEVDADADWTYAVGGVGPVGFTATATRRAGGNAGETITLTQAGVWGGNFTP; this comes from the coding sequence ATGAAAAGAGGTTTTACGTTAATAGAGTTGATAGTAGTTGTAATTGTTATTGGTATCTTAGCAACTATCGCAGTTCCTCAGTACATGGCAGCAACTGAAAGAGCAAAGGGTGGTAAAGCAAGGCATGCTTTAGGTTTGATTGCCCAAGGTGAGAAATTATTCCGTGCTGAAAGAGATACTTATGTCGCGTTTGGTGTAGGTGGTGCTCAAGCTGCTATTGGAAACTTCATTGAAATGAACGAAGTTGATGCTGATGCTGATTGGACGTATGCTGTAGGTGGCGTAGGTCCAGTAGGTTTTACAGCGACAGCTACAAGAAGAGCTGGCGGTAATGCGGGTGAAACTATTACTTTAACTCAAGCTGGAGTTTGGGGTGGAAACTTTACACCTTAA